The Deltaproteobacteria bacterium genome has a segment encoding these proteins:
- the rpoB gene encoding DNA-directed RNA polymerase subunit beta, with the protein MAYLDYRNHVKRVDFSKNEKVQEIPNLIEVQQESYLEFLQADASSEKRKDIGLQAVFKGIFPIADYNGRASLEFLSYAIGEPKWSEEECRERGMTYAAPIKVTVQLVIFDVDEKTTARTIRDVKEQEVFFGEIPLMSERATFIINGTERVIVSQLHRSPGVFFEHDKGRSHASGKVLFSARIIPYRGSWLDFEFDHKDQLFIKIDRKRKFPIAVLLRAFGRSTEELLRTFYDVEEIDLEGDRYSKEFRPELMVGLKLPVEVRHPERTAEIAFKKGAKISKKRVERFAREGVAFGRISLPLEDLAGKVVVSDVADPATGEILLECAQQITEESLGKLREKKVRKVSVFTLENTDRAIWEGLVTDKIRTREEALKEIYKKMRPGDPPTKDAADSLFTNMFFNPERYSLSRVGRLKLNHKLGITGDDLGNTVLTQEDILRVIRYLIGLKNGVGEADDIDNLGNRRVRTVGELIENQFRMGLVRVERAIREKMGLQDIETLMPHDIINAKPVSAVIKEFFGSSQLSQFMDQTNPLSEVTHKRRVSALGPGGLTRERAGFEVRDVHPTHYGRICPIETPEGPNIGLIASLSTFARINEFGFIETPYRVVKDSTVTKEIVFLSAMEEERHVIAQANAAVDAKKGKFLQDVVIARQGGEFAMVRSADVTLMDVSPNQLVSVAASLIPFLEHDDANRALMGSNMQRQAVPLLRTEPPFVGTGMEAVVARDSGAAVAARRNGTVESVDARRIVVRSEEPDSQGKYGADIYTLVKFRRSNQNTCINQKPIVSLGQKVAAGEVIADGPATSDGELSLGRNVLVAFMPWGGYNFEDSILISEKIVKEDIFTSIHIEEFECVARETKLGKEEISADIPNISEESLKDLDESGIIRIGARVKPMDILVGKVTPKGETQLSPEEKLLRAIFGDKAGDVKDSSLRVPPGIEGIVIDAKVFTRKGGEKDDRAQMLEERELDRLLRDQEDEIRIILESAYAKMKPLILGKTSAVRIVTEDKTEILLAKKKRITEEVLEEIPKDRWAEIGVEEDPGLKDLLSDKYRVALDQVGVVKALFDEKISRVRRGDELPPGVLKMVKVYVAMKRKLSVGDKMAGRHGNKGVISRILPEEDMPYTASGAPVDIVLNPLGVPSRMNVGQIMEAHLGWAAKGLGEQIQRMMEKDFSARAMRDWLLKIYNSERFRSYLDNLSDDEVREVAVRMGNGVFLASPVFSGATEGEIRDYLNFAGFPENGQTVLYDGRTGISFQQPVTIGSMYMLKLHHLVDDKIHARSTGPYSLVTQQPLGGKAQFGGQRLGEMEVWALEAYGAAYTLQEFLTVKSDDVPESFNVLIKELQALGLDVELISEENQ; encoded by the coding sequence ATGGCCTATCTGGATTACCGGAACCACGTAAAGCGCGTCGACTTCTCGAAGAACGAGAAGGTGCAGGAGATACCGAACCTGATCGAGGTGCAGCAGGAGTCGTACCTCGAATTCCTCCAGGCGGACGCATCGTCCGAAAAACGCAAGGATATCGGCCTTCAGGCCGTATTCAAGGGGATCTTCCCCATTGCGGACTACAACGGCCGCGCCTCCCTCGAGTTCCTCTCCTACGCCATCGGAGAGCCGAAGTGGTCGGAGGAGGAGTGCCGCGAACGGGGGATGACGTACGCCGCCCCCATCAAGGTCACGGTGCAGCTGGTGATCTTCGACGTGGACGAGAAGACCACGGCGCGGACCATCCGGGACGTCAAGGAGCAGGAGGTCTTCTTCGGGGAGATCCCGCTCATGTCGGAGCGTGCGACCTTCATCATCAACGGGACCGAGCGGGTGATCGTCAGCCAGCTCCACCGGTCCCCCGGCGTCTTCTTCGAGCACGACAAGGGGCGTTCCCACGCTTCGGGCAAGGTCCTTTTCTCCGCGCGGATCATTCCGTACCGCGGGTCGTGGCTCGACTTCGAGTTCGACCACAAGGACCAGCTCTTCATCAAGATCGACCGCAAGCGGAAGTTCCCCATCGCGGTTCTCCTGCGGGCCTTCGGCCGGAGCACCGAGGAACTGCTGCGCACCTTCTACGACGTGGAGGAGATCGACCTCGAGGGTGACCGGTACTCCAAGGAGTTCCGACCCGAGCTGATGGTCGGGCTCAAGCTGCCGGTCGAGGTGCGCCACCCCGAACGCACCGCGGAGATCGCGTTCAAAAAGGGCGCGAAGATCTCGAAGAAGCGGGTCGAGCGGTTCGCGCGCGAAGGGGTTGCCTTCGGGAGGATATCCCTCCCGCTGGAGGACCTCGCGGGCAAGGTGGTCGTCTCCGACGTGGCCGATCCGGCCACCGGCGAGATCCTGCTCGAGTGCGCGCAGCAGATCACGGAGGAGTCCCTCGGGAAGCTCCGCGAGAAGAAGGTGCGCAAGGTGTCGGTGTTCACCCTGGAAAACACCGACCGGGCGATCTGGGAGGGGCTGGTCACCGACAAGATACGGACCCGCGAGGAGGCGCTGAAGGAGATCTACAAGAAGATGCGCCCGGGCGACCCGCCGACCAAGGACGCGGCGGATTCGCTCTTCACGAACATGTTCTTCAACCCGGAACGGTACAGCCTGTCCCGGGTGGGCCGCCTCAAGCTGAACCACAAGCTCGGGATCACCGGGGACGACCTCGGGAACACCGTGCTCACGCAGGAGGACATCCTGCGCGTCATCCGCTACCTCATCGGGCTGAAGAACGGCGTCGGAGAGGCGGACGACATCGACAACCTGGGAAACCGCCGCGTCCGGACCGTCGGGGAGCTGATCGAGAACCAGTTCCGGATGGGCCTCGTCCGGGTGGAGCGCGCGATCCGGGAGAAGATGGGGCTGCAGGACATCGAGACGCTGATGCCCCACGACATCATCAACGCGAAGCCGGTTTCCGCGGTGATCAAGGAGTTCTTCGGGTCGTCGCAGCTGTCCCAGTTCATGGACCAGACCAACCCCCTCTCGGAAGTCACGCACAAGCGCCGCGTCTCCGCGCTGGGGCCGGGAGGGTTGACCCGCGAACGGGCGGGATTCGAGGTGCGGGACGTCCATCCGACCCATTACGGCCGGATCTGCCCGATCGAGACCCCGGAAGGCCCGAACATCGGTCTGATCGCGTCGCTGTCGACCTTCGCCCGCATCAACGAGTTCGGGTTCATCGAGACGCCGTACCGGGTCGTGAAGGATTCCACGGTGACGAAGGAGATCGTGTTCCTTTCGGCGATGGAGGAGGAGCGGCACGTCATCGCGCAGGCGAACGCCGCCGTCGACGCGAAGAAGGGGAAGTTCCTGCAGGACGTCGTGATCGCGCGGCAGGGGGGGGAGTTCGCGATGGTGCGCTCCGCCGACGTCACCCTGATGGACGTCTCCCCGAACCAGCTGGTCTCGGTCGCCGCCTCCCTCATCCCGTTCCTGGAGCACGACGACGCGAACCGGGCCCTCATGGGGTCCAACATGCAGCGGCAGGCGGTCCCCCTCCTTCGCACCGAACCGCCGTTCGTGGGCACCGGGATGGAAGCGGTGGTCGCGAGGGATTCCGGCGCCGCCGTCGCGGCCCGCCGCAACGGCACGGTCGAGTCGGTCGACGCGCGCAGGATCGTGGTCCGGTCGGAAGAGCCGGACAGCCAGGGGAAGTACGGCGCCGACATCTACACCCTGGTCAAGTTCCGCCGCTCCAACCAGAACACGTGCATCAACCAGAAGCCGATCGTCAGCCTCGGCCAGAAGGTCGCCGCCGGGGAGGTGATCGCGGACGGCCCGGCGACCAGCGACGGGGAGCTTTCCCTCGGCCGGAACGTGCTGGTCGCCTTCATGCCCTGGGGCGGGTACAACTTCGAGGACTCCATCCTCATCTCCGAGAAGATCGTCAAGGAGGACATCTTCACCTCGATCCACATCGAGGAGTTCGAGTGCGTCGCGCGGGAGACCAAGCTCGGCAAGGAGGAGATCTCCGCGGACATCCCGAACATCAGCGAGGAGTCGCTGAAGGACCTGGACGAGAGCGGCATCATCCGGATCGGCGCACGCGTGAAGCCGATGGACATCCTGGTCGGCAAGGTCACTCCCAAGGGCGAGACGCAGCTCTCCCCGGAGGAGAAGCTGCTGCGGGCGATCTTCGGGGACAAGGCGGGGGACGTGAAGGATTCGTCGCTCCGCGTGCCGCCGGGGATCGAGGGGATCGTCATCGACGCCAAGGTGTTCACCCGGAAGGGGGGCGAGAAGGACGATCGCGCCCAGATGCTGGAAGAGCGCGAGCTCGACCGGCTTCTCCGGGACCAGGAGGACGAGATCCGGATCATCCTCGAGTCCGCCTACGCGAAGATGAAGCCGCTGATCCTCGGAAAGACCTCCGCCGTGCGGATCGTCACGGAGGACAAGACCGAGATCCTGCTGGCGAAGAAGAAGAGGATCACGGAAGAGGTCCTCGAGGAGATCCCGAAGGACCGCTGGGCCGAGATCGGCGTCGAGGAGGACCCGGGCCTGAAGGACCTCCTGTCCGACAAGTACCGCGTCGCCCTCGACCAGGTGGGGGTCGTGAAGGCGCTGTTCGACGAGAAGATCTCCCGGGTCCGTCGGGGCGACGAGCTTCCTCCCGGCGTGCTCAAGATGGTGAAGGTGTACGTCGCCATGAAGCGGAAGCTTTCGGTGGGCGACAAGATGGCGGGCCGCCACGGGAACAAGGGGGTCATCTCGCGGATCCTCCCCGAGGAGGACATGCCGTACACCGCCTCCGGGGCGCCGGTCGACATTGTGCTCAATCCGCTCGGCGTCCCCTCCCGGATGAACGTCGGGCAGATCATGGAGGCGCACCTCGGGTGGGCCGCCAAGGGGCTGGGGGAGCAGATCCAGCGGATGATGGAGAAGGATTTCAGCGCCAGGGCCATGCGGGACTGGCTCCTCAAGATCTACAACTCGGAGCGGTTCCGGTCGTACCTGGACAACCTGTCCGACGACGAGGTCCGCGAAGTCGCCGTCCGGATGGGCAACGGGGTCTTCCTCGCCTCGCCGGTCTTCAGCGGCGCGACGGAAGGGGAGATCCGGGACTACCTCAACTTCGCCGGGTTCCCGGAAAACGGCCAGACGGTCCTGTACGACGGCCGCACCGGGATCTCGTTCCAGCAGCCGGTGACCATCGGGTCGATGTACATGCTCAAGCTGCACCACCTGGTGGACGACAAGATCCACGCCCGGTCGACGGGGCCGTACTCGCTCGTCACCCAGCAGCCGCTCGGAGGGAAGGCGCAGTTCGGGGGGCAGCGTCTCGGCGAGATGGAAGTCTGGGCGCTGGAGGCGTACGGAGCGGCGTACACGCTGCAGGAGTTCCTGACCGTCAAGTCGGACGACGTGCCCGAGTCGTTCAACGTCCTGATCAAGGAGCTCCAGGCGCTGGGGCTGGACGTCGAGCTCATCAGCGAGGAAAACCAGTAG
- the rplL gene encoding 50S ribosomal protein L7/L12, with amino-acid sequence MNKEEFIAMVEGMTVLELHEIVKALEDRFGVTAAAPVAFAAAGAAPGAAAAVAEEKTEFDVVLTGFGANKIQVIKVVRELTGLGLKEAKDLVEGVPKPLKEGVAKKDAEEMKKKIEDVGGSAEVK; translated from the coding sequence ATGAACAAGGAAGAATTCATCGCGATGGTGGAAGGGATGACCGTTCTGGAACTGCACGAGATCGTGAAGGCGCTCGAGGACCGGTTCGGCGTGACGGCGGCGGCTCCGGTCGCATTCGCCGCGGCCGGAGCGGCGCCCGGCGCGGCGGCCGCCGTGGCCGAGGAGAAGACGGAGTTCGACGTCGTCCTCACCGGGTTCGGCGCCAACAAGATCCAGGTGATCAAGGTCGTCCGCGAGCTGACCGGCCTGGGGCTCAAGGAGGCCAAGGACCTGGTCGAGGGCGTGCCGAAGCCGCTCAAGGAAGGCGTGGCCAAGAAGGACGCGGAGGAGATGAAGAAGAAGATCGAGGATGTCGGGGGGTCGGCGGAAGTGAAGTGA
- the rplJ gene encoding 50S ribosomal protein L10: MKKTSKTESVEALKAVIAAQRGAVVAEYRGMTVSEMTALRRKLREVNAEFRVVKNTLIRRAAEGTPFGALSGNFKGPTAVAFAHGDPVALAKAMKEYAAGSPKVTLRAGYLDGKALTPAEVQALADVPSRQVLLSRLVGGLSSPLSRLAQALSGPQRKLVYALESIRKQKS; encoded by the coding sequence GTGAAGAAAACGAGCAAGACGGAAAGCGTGGAAGCGTTGAAAGCCGTCATCGCGGCGCAGCGCGGGGCGGTGGTCGCGGAATACCGCGGGATGACGGTATCCGAGATGACGGCCCTCCGGAGGAAGCTCCGGGAGGTCAACGCGGAGTTCCGGGTGGTCAAGAACACCCTGATCCGGCGGGCCGCGGAGGGGACCCCGTTCGGGGCGCTCTCCGGGAACTTCAAGGGCCCGACGGCGGTGGCGTTCGCGCACGGAGACCCCGTCGCGTTGGCCAAGGCCATGAAGGAGTACGCCGCCGGGAGCCCGAAGGTCACCCTTCGCGCGGGGTACCTCGACGGAAAGGCGCTGACGCCGGCGGAGGTGCAGGCGCTGGCCGACGTTCCGTCCCGGCAGGTGCTGCTCTCCCGGCTGGTCGGCGGACTCTCCTCGCCGCTCTCCCGCCTCGCGCAGGCACTCTCCGGCCCCCAGCGCAAGCTGGTGTACGCGCTGGAGTCCATCCGCAAGCAGAAATCATAA